TTCTAACTCTTTCAATTCTTCTTTGCAAGATTTCTTTGTGTCTTTTATAACATGAATCAGCAATTTCTCTGCCAATTCTATCATATCGTCCCGCGAGGCATGCCTTACTTCCAGATCCAACTGTGTGAATTCAACAAGATGTCTTCTCGTTTCCTTTTTTTCGCCTGTCTCAAGCCTTATGTTTGGGGAAAATGAAAAAATTTTTTCGAATGCAAGTAAAGCTAATTGTTTATGCAGAATCATACTCTTTGTTATGGCATAAGCATGTCCGTAGTATGTTATCTTTCCATCTAATATTCCGTGATTGAGAGGATCTGTAATGGGGGAGATTATCACCGGGGAAATTTCAACAAATCCCTCATTTCTCAAAAAATTTGCCGTTATTTCCCTTATCCTGCTTTTTATATCTATTATGGGCACTATTCTATCAGAGGCAAATCTCCTGTAGCATTCATCAGCGACTTTTTTAACTAAAATTTCTTGCAAAATTTGCTCACACATGCCAAAATATTCTGTAAATATATTTAAGCATTATGCCAAATTTTATGTCAAAATGCTAAATTTTAGACAAATTTTAAATAAT
This genomic interval from Candidatus Thermoplasmatota archaeon contains the following:
- a CDS encoding asparagine synthetase A; translated protein: MCEQILQEILVKKVADECYRRFASDRIVPIIDIKSRIREITANFLRNEGFVEISPVIISPITDPLNHGILDGKITYYGHAYAITKSMILHKQLALLAFEKIFSFSPNIRLETGEKKETRRHLVEFTQLDLEVRHASRDDMIELAEKLLIHVIKDTKKSCKEELKELERKLKIPSRPFKRITFDQAYKRYGNEFEIVLSNELMEPFWITDFPIWNREFYDREFEDKPGLLRDMDMVYPEGCGEGLSGGEREYEYNKIRERMKISGLNISAFLPYLEIAKKGIHPSAGFGIGLERLTRFICGLKDIRHATLFPKIPGEYCI